The following are from one region of the Candidatus Eremiobacteraceae bacterium genome:
- a CDS encoding proline dehydrogenase family protein, translating to MANFGDFLSARPGLQRRLFFLARRFVAGETVETAIDAVRTLNAAGLSATLDFLGEDVHDEGAAALTADTYVRMIDAIVAARADANVSVKLSAIGQAISDDTAVRNLFPILERAKAANMFVRLDMEGSKTVNSTYRILARARAAYEQVGAVVQAYLHRAQDDVQKLIADGTRVRLCKGAYAERPDVAFQDMPAIRRNYMRLAEALLTSGVYHGIATHDDNLIEAVRAFVERKGIGPDRFEFQMLYGIRPERQREIVGLKYRLRVYVPFGTHWAGYFYRRLAERKENVYFVVRSLFSR from the coding sequence ATGGCCAATTTCGGAGATTTCCTATCCGCTCGGCCGGGTTTGCAGCGGCGGCTGTTTTTTTTGGCTCGCCGTTTTGTCGCGGGCGAGACGGTCGAGACGGCGATCGATGCGGTTCGCACGCTGAACGCGGCGGGGCTCAGCGCGACCCTGGACTTTCTCGGCGAGGACGTCCACGACGAAGGCGCGGCGGCATTGACGGCCGACACGTACGTGCGCATGATCGACGCGATCGTCGCGGCTCGCGCGGACGCAAATGTTTCCGTCAAGTTGAGCGCGATCGGCCAGGCGATATCGGACGATACCGCTGTCCGCAATCTATTCCCGATCCTCGAGCGTGCCAAAGCCGCGAACATGTTCGTGCGGCTGGACATGGAAGGTTCGAAGACGGTCAATTCGACCTACCGCATTCTCGCCCGCGCCCGGGCGGCGTACGAGCAAGTCGGGGCGGTCGTGCAGGCGTATCTGCATCGCGCGCAGGACGACGTGCAGAAGTTGATCGCCGACGGTACCCGCGTGCGGCTCTGCAAAGGGGCATATGCTGAGCGGCCGGATGTCGCCTTTCAAGACATGCCGGCGATCCGGCGCAACTATATGCGTCTCGCGGAAGCGCTGCTGACTTCCGGTGTCTATCACGGGATCGCCACGCACGACGACAATCTGATCGAAGCGGTGCGCGCGTTTGTCGAACGCAAGGGCATCGGCCCGGATCGGTTCGAGTTCCAAATGCTCTACGGGATAAGACCGGAACGGCAGCGCGAAATCGTCGGCCTCAAATATCGGCTGCGCGTGTACGTGCCGTTTGGGACGCATTGGGCCGGATACTTCTATCGGCGACTCGCGGAACGTAAGGAAAACGTGTATTTCGTGGTACGCAGTCTGTTCAGCCGATGA
- a CDS encoding MOSC domain-containing protein, translating to MRVTHLWRYPFKSMRGEALTAARMELGGMPFDRRFAFRDETPGSNRLGQLETARQHLAMLGYAARVVDGSVVIAAPDGSLLAATDPALAQRVSAETGSQLTVTEDPSGGNHDDADVLVINAASVAKLAAEWGHDVDPRRFRPNVLVAGDRPFQEEAWVGRYMKIGEATLKVVSPCVRCVLTTVEPETLAVDPSFLRLVAQKHNASFGVYAKVVEPGAVRVDDDVAVTEGQSEPDQAQGVKV from the coding sequence ATGCGCGTCACGCACCTCTGGCGCTACCCATTCAAATCTATGCGCGGCGAGGCGCTGACCGCCGCGCGCATGGAGCTCGGCGGCATGCCATTCGATCGGCGTTTTGCGTTCCGCGACGAAACGCCGGGGTCGAATCGCCTCGGACAGCTCGAGACCGCGCGCCAACACCTAGCCATGCTCGGATACGCAGCGAGGGTTGTAGACGGATCGGTCGTGATCGCGGCGCCGGACGGCAGCCTCCTGGCTGCGACCGATCCAGCGCTCGCGCAACGTGTGAGCGCCGAGACCGGTTCGCAGCTCACCGTGACGGAAGATCCGAGTGGCGGCAATCACGACGATGCGGACGTTCTCGTCATCAACGCGGCTTCAGTGGCCAAACTCGCAGCAGAATGGGGACACGACGTGGACCCCCGGCGCTTCCGCCCGAACGTGCTCGTGGCCGGCGACCGACCATTTCAAGAAGAAGCCTGGGTGGGCCGATATATGAAGATAGGAGAGGCTACGCTCAAAGTCGTGTCACCGTGCGTACGGTGCGTCCTCACGACGGTCGAACCCGAGACGCTTGCGGTCGATCCTTCGTTCCTTAGATTGGTCGCGCAAAAGCACAACGCAAGCTTCGGGGTCTATGCCAAAGTCGTCGAACCCGGTGCAGTGCGCGTCGATGACGACGTCGCGGTCACCGAGGGACAGAGCGAGCCGGACCAAGCACAAGGTGTGAAAGTGTGA
- a CDS encoding MFS transporter — MSDGERSAPSIKRRTTWLTPTVMAVSIASLLSDACYESIIPLLPAFIASLGGGALALGTIEGLADALAAGFKLWGGQLADHSKKRRVLAGGGYLAVGVFMPAIAFAHSILGVGLLRVAAWLARGFRSPIRDTLIVDDTDPKLVNRAFGFQRGLDTVGAVIGPATAMILLAHHVAVSTAIATGFIPGVLAGAAYFFVRERPRTVPPRAPLHLAVSGMPPAFKRYVIGAGVFGLGNFSTTLLVLAAIHALTPVVGIRPALVYASGLYLGHNVISASLSYPLSVASERLGVGRLLVVAFALFAIVCSILAFASTSLVGIAIAFAVAAIAGSIIEPMEATLASKLLPAATRGTGFGVLAAVNGVGDFVSSAGAGALWQIAGPLAAFGSAGVVCLAGIALVAPVVWTLKRA, encoded by the coding sequence ATGAGTGACGGCGAGCGGAGCGCACCTTCAATCAAACGACGCACGACGTGGCTCACGCCGACCGTCATGGCGGTCTCGATCGCCAGCCTGCTGTCCGACGCGTGTTATGAGTCGATCATTCCGCTGCTGCCGGCTTTTATCGCTTCGCTCGGCGGCGGCGCGCTCGCGCTCGGAACAATCGAGGGATTGGCGGATGCGCTCGCCGCTGGATTCAAGCTTTGGGGCGGCCAGCTGGCCGACCATAGCAAGAAGCGGCGTGTTCTGGCCGGCGGCGGTTACCTTGCCGTCGGCGTCTTCATGCCGGCCATCGCCTTCGCTCACTCGATTCTCGGCGTCGGCCTCCTTCGCGTTGCGGCGTGGCTCGCGCGCGGATTCCGCAGTCCGATCCGCGACACGCTGATCGTCGACGATACCGATCCCAAGCTCGTCAACAGAGCGTTCGGGTTTCAGCGCGGCCTCGATACGGTCGGTGCGGTGATCGGACCGGCGACAGCCATGATCCTGTTGGCGCACCACGTCGCGGTCTCGACGGCGATTGCGACCGGATTCATTCCCGGCGTGCTGGCAGGCGCTGCGTATTTCTTCGTGCGAGAGCGCCCGCGCACGGTTCCGCCGCGTGCTCCGCTTCATCTCGCGGTTTCGGGCATGCCGCCTGCGTTCAAACGCTACGTCATCGGCGCAGGCGTGTTCGGGCTGGGCAATTTCTCGACGACGCTTTTGGTTCTTGCCGCGATCCACGCGCTGACGCCGGTCGTCGGTATCAGACCGGCGCTCGTCTATGCAAGCGGCCTGTATCTCGGACACAACGTCATCAGCGCGTCATTGTCATACCCGCTCAGCGTGGCGAGCGAACGGCTCGGCGTCGGGAGGCTGCTCGTCGTCGCTTTCGCCCTCTTCGCGATCGTCTGCTCGATCCTCGCGTTTGCCTCGACGTCCCTCGTCGGCATCGCGATCGCATTCGCAGTGGCGGCGATCGCCGGATCGATCATCGAGCCGATGGAGGCGACCTTGGCATCCAAACTGTTGCCGGCCGCAACGCGCGGCACAGGTTTTGGCGTGCTTGCGGCGGTCAACGGCGTCGGAGATTTCGTCTCGAGCGCCGGTGCCGGTGCGCTCTGGCAGATCGCCGGTCCCTTGGCTGCCTTCGGATCCGCCGGCGTCGTGTGTTTGGCCGGTATCGCGCTCGTCGCGCCGGTCGTGTGGACGCTGAAACGTGCGTGA
- a CDS encoding cupredoxin family copper-binding protein produces MSARHRSIRSIVALAALAVAFASAAAIGRTDAMSSSTPAPSSSAVAVKIANYAFSPQTITVTAGTVVKWTNTDSVAHTATASDNSFDSGNLNQNQSWSYTFTKPGKYAYVCTYHSNMTGTVIVTATAATPAPTSGY; encoded by the coding sequence ATGTCAGCACGTCACCGATCAATCCGCTCAATTGTCGCTCTTGCCGCGCTCGCGGTCGCGTTCGCGAGCGCCGCTGCGATCGGCCGCACAGACGCGATGTCGAGTTCCACGCCTGCGCCATCGTCATCGGCGGTGGCGGTCAAAATCGCCAACTATGCATTCTCGCCACAGACGATCACCGTCACGGCCGGGACCGTTGTGAAGTGGACGAACACGGACAGCGTGGCTCACACCGCCACCGCGTCGGACAACTCGTTCGATTCGGGGAATTTGAATCAGAATCAATCCTGGTCGTACACGTTCACGAAACCCGGCAAGTACGCGTACGTGTGCACGTATCACTCGAACATGACCGGTACGGTAATCGTGACGGCTACCGCCGCCACCCCGGCTCCCACGAGCGGTTATTAG